From the genome of Desulfovibrio sp.:
GCATCTTCAAAAATACCTCGATGAATTCTGCTACCGATTCAACCGCCGTTTCTGGCCTGGGCAGGGCTTCGACCGCCTCTTGAGGGCCTGCTCCAGTGCCACCCCTGTCACCTATGCGGAGTTAAGGGGATAGCCACGTTGCGGAATTGACCCGCGAATACGTGTTCGGCCCGTTGGGCATGGCCTCTTCGATGTTCGCCCAGCCTTTGCCTCCGGAGTATCAGGCGAGGGCTGCCAAAGGGCATGACTGCAAGGGGAGGGAGCTTCCGGGCGGCTTCAGGGTCTATCCCGAGCTGGCCGCGGCCGGACTGTGGACCACGGCCACGGACCTGGCGCGCCTGGTCATAGCATTGAACAGGATTGTTCTAGCGTCGTCCGAAGGGGGGGATGCCGGGAAAATGGCGCCCGCCCAATCGGGGGTTTCCGCTGTGCGTGCCGACTCGGGCGCCCCCTTTCTTCCCAGGGAACTGGGGCGCAGAATGGTGCAAGACGCCGCCTTGGCGGAGTGCATGAAGTCCGGGCTGGGGATTTTCACCATGGAGGCCGCCGGGGAGAGCTACCTGCTGCACTGGGGAGCCAACGCGGGCTATCGCGCGCTTTTCATATGCCGTCCGTCCAAGGGCCAGGGCGTGGCCGTGCTGGCGGCGGGCGACAACGGCGAGGCGCTCATTGCCGAAGTTGTGCGCTCGGTGGCCGCGCTCCAATGCTGGCCAGGGTTCGAACCGGCCTCCTTCACGCCGCGCAGGCTTTCCAAAAACGCCCTGGTCAATTTGTGCGGCAAGTATGCGGGCAACAACGCTACTGTGGAAGTGACGGCTTGTGACGGCATGGCCCAGGTGAAGACGCGCCCGGACGTGGCGCCCTTGCCCATGTATACCGAGAACGGGGTTGAATTCTGGTTTGCCGATCAACTTGGTGCGGCGCGGGTTATCTTCGATGGCGATGAGCTGGTTCTTGCCAACTGCCCCAGCCGGGCCGAGCGCTTCAGACGGATTCGTTGAAGGGGAAGTGAATCAAACGATTGCGCCCGTTGCCGGTATCCGGCACGGGCGCTTGTTTTTCATGGGCGGCGTATTCGTCCCCAAAACTCGATATGCCTGGACGGGAACGCGCTTCCAGGGGAAGTGCCGCGCGTTATCTGCCCAGGGCCCTGGCCACGTGCACGCCTGGACTGCGCTCCAGGCCGCCGTCCAGGAAGGTTTTCACGTAGCGCTTGTCGGTCTTGCAGATGTGGTTTTCCAGCCAGTCCTTGAGGAAGTTCATAAGATCCATGGACACGTTGGCCTGGCCGGATTTGAACTGGTTGATGAAACCAATGACCTTGGCCTTGAGTTCCTCGTGGATCTTCTTGTGGGGCCCGGTCTCGGAGTACTTCAGCTGGTCGAAGTACTTCTCCTCGGCCCCGAAGTGGTACACCGTGTATTCGGCCAGGCCGTCGAGCAGCTTCTCCAGCGCACCCTTTCCCTCGCCCGCCTTCATGGCGGCGTAGAGGGCGTTGATCATGTCCACGAGCACGCGGTGCTGCTCGTCCACGAACTTCACGCCTGTGGCCAGCTCGCTGGTCCAGGGCATGAGGATGTTCGCCTGCATTCCGCTTTTCAAGTCGGCGATGAGGATCGAAAGCTCCTGGGCCAGTTCGGAGAGCTCCAGCACTGCCTGGGCCGAATCGTGGATGCCTCCGGCTATTTCAGTGGCAACGTGGTCCACCTCGTCGATGGCCTTGCTGATATGTTCGGAGCTGGCAGACTGTTCTTCGGACGCGGTGGCGATGGAGAGAATCTTGGCGGTGTTGTCCTCGACGTGGCGCAGGATGACCCCGGCGGACTCCCCGGAGCGCTTGGCCATGGTGGAAGCTTCGTCCGCGCGGGTCACGGCCATGTCCATCTCTTGCACGTTCTGGTGAATGGCGCTCTGGATGGACATGATGGAATCGCCGACTTCCCTGGTGGCGGACATGGTCTTTTCGGCCAGCTTGCGCACCTCGTCGGCCACCACGGCGAAGCCGCGCCCGGCTTCTCCGGCCCGGGCCGCTTCGATGGCGGCGTTCAGGGCCAGCAGGTTTGTCTGGTCCGCGATGTCGTTGATGACGTTTATGATGCGGTCGATGCTCTTGGCCTGGTCGCCCAGGCTCCCCATATTGTCTTTAAGCACCATGGTGGCCTCGTTGACCTTGGAAATGGCCGCCACGGCCTCGGCCGCGATCTGGGCGCTGGAGCCGGCCTGTTCCTTGGCTCTTTCCACGCTCACCGAGGCGTCGGAAGAGCTGCGGGAGATGTCGGATATGGCCAGGTTCATTTCGCCCATGGCCGTGGCAGTCTCGTTCATGCGCTGTTTCTGAAGGTCGGCGCCCTCGGAGATGCGTTCCATCTGGTTGGAAAGGTCGCCGGCCGAGGCCAGGATGCGCCCCACGGCGGATTCAAGCTTGGTGGACGCGGACAAGAGGTTCGCCACCCTGGATTCTTCGGACAGTCTGGAAGCCTCCTGGGATTGGAGGATGGACTCGTCGCAGGATTTGCGCACCAGATCCAGCGCCTTCTGGTTTTCGGCAGCCGCGTTTCGGGCGTCCTTGAGACAGACGCAAAGGTCGGCCAGCGCCTTGGAGACAGTGGCGAATTCCCAGGGGCCTACGCTTGTTGTAGAGGGGAGTTCGCCTTTGGCGGCGGATTGAACCATGAGAATGAGCCTGCCCAGAGGGCCGGCCAGAAACAGAGCAAAGACGATGAGTGTGACAAGGTTCACCGCTGCCGTAAGCATCACGAGTGCGGCGGGTGCGCCGGAAGGGCCAAGGGCCATGGCTGCCGCGGTGGCAGCCAAAGCTGTTGAAACGCCAATAAGAAGGTAAAACAGGATTTTCGTGTTCATTGTATCCCTCTTTTCTTCCCGGTAGCCTAGACCAGTACCGTAACTATTCGCAAGGGACCAATAGTTACAGTTTGGATATCAATGGTTGTGGGTTCAATAGCCAGATTTGTTGGTTCGGAGAGTCGCTTGCAAACCAGGGCAGCGCTTGGTATCAAACGCGGCCTTTTAGTAATTTCTCTTAATAACAGGAGTCAATCAAATGAGCAATACCGATACGCCCCGTGGCGCCATACTGCAGCGTGACGGGGAAACCTGGGCCATCGTCCCCCGCACTCCCGTGGGCCTCATTACCCCGGAAGTGCTGGACGCCTTGAACGGCGTTGTGAAGAAGTATTCCATTCCCATCGTGAAGATCACCTCCGGCCAGCGGATCGCCCTGGTGGGTGTTAGGGCCGAGCAGGTCGAGGACATCTGGAAGGACCTGGGGACGCTGGTGGGCCAGGCCATCGAGCTGTGCGTCCATTTCGTCCAGGCCTGCCCGGGCACCAGCGTGTGCAAGTTCGGGGTCCAGGATTCCCTGGGCCTGGGCATGGAGCTCGAGAAACTCTACGTGGGCATGGAGCTGCCGGCCAAGGTGAAGATGGGCGTTTCCGGCTGTCCGCTCTGCTGCGCCAGCTCCCTGGTGCGCGACGTGGGCGTGATCGGCAAGAAGAGCGGATTCACCGTGTCCTTTGGCGGGCATCCGGGCGGTAAGCCCCGGGTAGCCGATGTCGTGGCCGAGGACCTGGACAAGGACCAGGTGGTCGCCCTGGTGAAGAAGCTTCTCGAGTATTACCGGGAGAACGCGAAGAAAAAGGAACGCTGCGCCCGGTTCGTGGAGCGTGTGGGCATCGAGGCCATAAAGGCCGCGGTGCTGTAGGAGATCATGGCCGCCCTTCGGGGGCGGCCTTTTTTTTATGGCACCTCTTATTTCCGTCCTTCTTCCGGTCCGAAATGCGGCGGACTGCCTGCCTCGGGCTCTTGAGAGCCTATCGGCCCAGTCCCTTGCGGACCATGAAGTCCTGGCCGTGGACGACGGCTCCGACGATGACGGCCGCACTCTTACGGTTCTCAAGGACTATGCTCTTAAGGATAAACGTCTCAAGATAATCGAAGCGGGCCGGGTGGGCATTGCCAATGCCCTGAATCTCGCCGCCGGGCAGGCTTGCGGGAAATACCTGGCCCGGATGGACGCGGACGACGAGAGCCACCCGGAGAGGTTTCGCCTCCAGGGGGGCTACCTTGACGCGCATCCGGAGGTAGATGTGCTGGGGTGCCGGGTGCGCTTCGGAGGCGACCACGCCTCGGCCAGCGGCTACGCGCGCCATGTGGAGTGGGTCAATGGCCTGGTCACCCATGAAGAGATGGCTCTTGGCGTATTCCGCGATGCGCCTCTGGCCCACCCGTCGGTCATGGTGAGGGCCCAGGCGTTCAAGCGGTTCGGGGGGTATCGGCAGGGGGAGTACCCGGAGGATTACGAGCTGTGGCTGCGCTGGTTCGAATCCGGGGCCAGATTCGCCAAGCTGCCCGGGGAACTTCTCACCTGGAACGATCCCCCGGGCAGGCTTTCCAGATCGGATTCCCGTTATTCCCCGGACTCGTTTCACGGCCTCAAGTCCGCGTTTTTGGCCAGATGGCTGGAAGCCAACAACGCGCACCATCCCGACGTGGTGGTTGTGGGCGCCGGGAGGGTCACAAGGCGCAGGGCGGAGTGGCTGTGCGTCCATGGGGTGCGGATAACGGCATATCTGGACATCGATCCGAAAAAGATCGGTCGGATTCATAAGGGAAGGCCTGTTTTGCACCACCGGCATGCCCCGGTCCCGGGGAAGGGTTTTGTGGTGTCCTATGTTTCCACTCCGGGAGCCGCTCAGCATGTGGCGGAGTATCTAACAGGCCTGGGATACCTGCCCGGAAAGGATTATATCCAGGCAGGCTGAGCGATTGCGTCATTCGCATCGTGGATAATCGGCAAATTCTCCTGGAAACGAGGGTATTCAGTATACTGGAATTCGATATTAATGTTTAGTTACAGAAACGATGAGAGAAAACTCAAAAAAAATAATCAAATGGTTTCGGAGTATTGGCGTGTAATAGAACGTTCTGTTACTTCAACGGGAATGAAGAAATGGCTTGGTATCAGGGCAAATCTTTGAAAAATGATGGGTAGCAGCTTCAGCTTTGCCTCGAAAAAGAAATCATTCATTAGTATTCTCGCGAAATCAGAAATTGTGGCTGTGGAAAACTTATTTCAACCATGTTGATAAATTTTTATCTCTCCCAGTGGAATGCCAAGCGAGCCGTCACTTTCCGGCCTGCAGGCCAAGGCTGACACCGAATCGTCATTTCTACTTCTAATTAATAATTACAAGAGGTTAGCTTTGGGATAATCGTTTGGCCACCCGTGCGGCTCAAGCCGCTCATTCAGGTTGAGAAAAAAGACCCTCGGGCGCATCACACTCTCCATGACGAACCCGACCTGGAACCACATCCTCCGCATTCTCGAACGCAGTCTCAATCCCGGTCTTTACCAGGTTTGGATAAAACCTCTGACAGCCGCCTTCAAGGATGGCCGCATAACCCTTCATGCTCCCAATGAATTCGTTGCCGCCTGGGTGCGGGACCGACTGACAAACCATATTGCTGAAGCGGCCGCCCAGGTCATGGGCCAGGCGCCCACCGTGGTGGTGGTGGCCGGGGCGGCCGCTGAAGTGCCCCAAAACGCTCCCGGAACCCCCCAGGAGTCCATCGCGGCTCCAAAACGCCAGAAACGCCACGATGACGAATCCGGACGGTTGTTCAGGTTCTCCTTCGACCAATTCGTGGTCGGCCCCTGCAACGCCTTGGCGTATGAGGCCTCGCTGGGCCTCTGTCGGGACACGCTGCCCGCGAATCAGCTTTTCATAAGCGCGGGCCCCGGACTGGGCAAAACCCACCTGAGCCAGTCCATGGGGCGCTTCCTTTTGGACGGGGAGTCCAAGGCCAAGCCCAAGGTGGTCTACATCACGGCCGAGGAGTTCTCATCGAGGCTGATACTGGCCATCAAGACCCGCGAGGTTGAACGCTTCAAGGCGAATTTCCGGGAGAATGTGGACATCCTGATTCTGGAGGACATTCATTTTTTCCAGGGCAAGTTGAAGCTCCAGGACGAATTGCTCAATACCCTCTCCGCGCTTCAGTCCCGGGGTTGCCGCGTGGTG
Proteins encoded in this window:
- a CDS encoding serine hydrolase encodes the protein MTREYVFGPLGMASSMFAQPLPPEYQARAAKGHDCKGRELPGGFRVYPELAAAGLWTTATDLARLVIALNRIVLASSEGGDAGKMAPAQSGVSAVRADSGAPFLPRELGRRMVQDAALAECMKSGLGIFTMEAAGESYLLHWGANAGYRALFICRPSKGQGVAVLAAGDNGEALIAEVVRSVAALQCWPGFEPASFTPRRLSKNALVNLCGKYAGNNATVEVTACDGMAQVKTRPDVAPLPMYTENGVEFWFADQLGAARVIFDGDELVLANCPSRAERFRRIR
- a CDS encoding bacteriohemerythrin, which translates into the protein MNTKILFYLLIGVSTALAATAAAMALGPSGAPAALVMLTAAVNLVTLIVFALFLAGPLGRLILMVQSAAKGELPSTTSVGPWEFATVSKALADLCVCLKDARNAAAENQKALDLVRKSCDESILQSQEASRLSEESRVANLLSASTKLESAVGRILASAGDLSNQMERISEGADLQKQRMNETATAMGEMNLAISDISRSSSDASVSVERAKEQAGSSAQIAAEAVAAISKVNEATMVLKDNMGSLGDQAKSIDRIINVINDIADQTNLLALNAAIEAARAGEAGRGFAVVADEVRKLAEKTMSATREVGDSIMSIQSAIHQNVQEMDMAVTRADEASTMAKRSGESAGVILRHVEDNTAKILSIATASEEQSASSEHISKAIDEVDHVATEIAGGIHDSAQAVLELSELAQELSILIADLKSGMQANILMPWTSELATGVKFVDEQHRVLVDMINALYAAMKAGEGKGALEKLLDGLAEYTVYHFGAEEKYFDQLKYSETGPHKKIHEELKAKVIGFINQFKSGQANVSMDLMNFLKDWLENHICKTDKRYVKTFLDGGLERSPGVHVARALGR
- a CDS encoding NAD(P)/FAD-dependent oxidoreductase yields the protein MSNTDTPRGAILQRDGETWAIVPRTPVGLITPEVLDALNGVVKKYSIPIVKITSGQRIALVGVRAEQVEDIWKDLGTLVGQAIELCVHFVQACPGTSVCKFGVQDSLGLGMELEKLYVGMELPAKVKMGVSGCPLCCASSLVRDVGVIGKKSGFTVSFGGHPGGKPRVADVVAEDLDKDQVVALVKKLLEYYRENAKKKERCARFVERVGIEAIKAAVL
- a CDS encoding glycosyltransferase; the encoded protein is MAPLISVLLPVRNAADCLPRALESLSAQSLADHEVLAVDDGSDDDGRTLTVLKDYALKDKRLKIIEAGRVGIANALNLAAGQACGKYLARMDADDESHPERFRLQGGYLDAHPEVDVLGCRVRFGGDHASASGYARHVEWVNGLVTHEEMALGVFRDAPLAHPSVMVRAQAFKRFGGYRQGEYPEDYELWLRWFESGARFAKLPGELLTWNDPPGRLSRSDSRYSPDSFHGLKSAFLARWLEANNAHHPDVVVVGAGRVTRRRAEWLCVHGVRITAYLDIDPKKIGRIHKGRPVLHHRHAPVPGKGFVVSYVSTPGAAQHVAEYLTGLGYLPGKDYIQAG
- the dnaA gene encoding chromosomal replication initiator protein DnaA → MTNPTWNHILRILERSLNPGLYQVWIKPLTAAFKDGRITLHAPNEFVAAWVRDRLTNHIAEAAAQVMGQAPTVVVVAGAAAEVPQNAPGTPQESIAAPKRQKRHDDESGRLFRFSFDQFVVGPCNALAYEASLGLCRDTLPANQLFISAGPGLGKTHLSQSMGRFLLDGESKAKPKVVYITAEEFSSRLILAIKTREVERFKANFRENVDILILEDIHFFQGKLKLQDELLNTLSALQSRGCRVVFTSSFLPKELTGLDNQLASRLCAGFMATIEHPDFKTRLNILERKAKLHQVILPDEIAGLLADRIRTDIRQLESCLQNLALKARILGRTISMEMAWEVLKNYDLDQPVLGLDQIMEFICSAYDIRPDSLVSKSRKRQHVVARNTAFFLARKHTDLSLQDIGERFNRRHSTVVKGITAVERQLSLQTPLGRQIESTIERLAQ